Proteins from one Chlorogloeopsis sp. ULAP01 genomic window:
- a CDS encoding peptidoglycan-binding domain-containing protein: MKLQDFLGTDTKYGLEAIADDVELARQIQVILIGLSLLEPPADGKFGPISVAALKKFQSLTNTTETDFIGAATAKKLIETKKEDLPQPPLKLGNDLASRIVKYMQAMNYQVFTGLKEYNIVYVEGMNGDGSLNKDYKNEFNDRRIVIEIVDGVPKIVDHWQATTEPGAHYTYNPMNPAGAARIQFGQYKAWAIGSHGNADRHEALIQVMPITVCRDFNKDFKRSGDKLDTGLFLINQHWGYDAPSNDIKNASAGCLVGRMRQGHREFMAIIKQDRRYVANNNYVFYTTVIPGDELVKKFPATAR; the protein is encoded by the coding sequence ATGAAACTACAAGATTTTCTAGGGACGGATACTAAATATGGCTTGGAAGCGATCGCTGATGATGTCGAGTTAGCTCGTCAGATTCAGGTAATATTAATAGGCTTAAGTTTGCTTGAACCTCCAGCCGATGGCAAATTTGGGCCAATTTCTGTTGCCGCACTCAAAAAATTCCAATCTCTGACAAATACCACAGAAACAGATTTTATCGGAGCAGCCACAGCCAAGAAACTAATTGAAACTAAAAAGGAGGATCTTCCTCAACCTCCCTTAAAGCTAGGTAACGATCTTGCCAGCAGGATTGTGAAATATATGCAGGCAATGAATTATCAAGTTTTCACCGGACTAAAAGAATACAACATTGTTTATGTAGAGGGAATGAATGGAGACGGAAGCCTCAACAAAGACTACAAAAACGAATTTAACGACCGACGGATTGTAATTGAAATAGTTGATGGTGTACCCAAAATAGTAGATCACTGGCAAGCCACCACAGAACCAGGCGCTCATTACACCTACAATCCAATGAATCCAGCTGGCGCTGCCAGAATTCAATTTGGACAATACAAAGCTTGGGCGATTGGATCTCATGGCAACGCAGATCGTCACGAAGCGTTAATACAGGTAATGCCAATTACCGTTTGCCGCGATTTCAACAAAGACTTTAAACGAAGTGGTGATAAACTTGATACTGGTCTTTTCTTGATTAATCAACACTGGGGTTATGATGCTCCTAGTAATGATATTAAAAATGCCAGTGCCGGCTGCTTAGTGGGACGTATGCGCCAAGGACACCGAGAGTTCATGGCAATAATTAAACAAGACCGACGCTACGTAGCTAACAATAACTATGTTTTCTATACTACTGTCATTCCTGGAGATGAATTAGTCAAAAAGTTTCCAGCTACAGCCCGTTAA
- a CDS encoding anti-sigma regulatory factor, with translation MKSELNVPSDLKFLSIVENWLLGCLEVKLKESIDWPRQSSRLRLALVEAYSNVVRHAHKDQPCLPVLIRLELKERDIAVEIWDRGEGFDLSDYLAPDPTDKQEGGYGWLIMHRLMDKVEYQLQVNGGNCLKLEVSIPESVSTV, from the coding sequence ATGAAAAGTGAGCTGAATGTACCAAGTGATTTAAAGTTTCTAAGCATCGTAGAAAACTGGTTGTTAGGATGCTTGGAAGTTAAACTCAAAGAATCTATTGATTGGCCGAGGCAATCGAGTCGGTTAAGGTTGGCATTAGTAGAAGCATATTCTAATGTGGTACGTCATGCCCATAAAGATCAGCCTTGTTTACCAGTGTTAATTCGTTTGGAACTTAAAGAGCGCGATATCGCTGTAGAAATTTGGGATCGCGGAGAAGGCTTCGATTTATCTGATTATTTGGCTCCCGATCCGACAGATAAACAAGAAGGTGGTTATGGTTGGCTGATTATGCATCGGCTGATGGACAAGGTGGAGTATCAGTTGCAGGTAAATGGTGGAAACTGTTTAAAGTTAGAAGTATCTATTCCAGAATCGGTTTCAACTGTTTAA